Sequence from the Janthinobacterium lividum genome:
CCTGATGGCCCTGCCCCGCCACGGCACGGCCGATGAAATCGCCGGCATGGTGGCCTACCTGGCCAGCGCGGAAGCGGCGTTCGTCACGGGTGCCGGGCTGAAGATCGATGGCGGTTTTGCCGCCTGATCCAGTCCGAACATCAGCGAGCGGTGTGTTGCCACGCCTGCCATGGCGCCATCGGCCACCGCGAACGCCACGCTGCCAGCCATGCGGCCCGCGTCGCCGCAGCAAAAGACGCCGGGCACGCTGCTGGCCTTTTGCTCGTCGGTACGCACGAACGGTCCCATGGCACCGTCTTCCAGCAAGCAGCCCAATTCGCCGGCCAGGGAACTGGCCAGGCGGGTGCGGGTCGCCACGAACAGGCCGGCCATGACGTGGCGGCTGCCGTCGGCCATGACCACGTCGGCCACGCCGTCGATCCGCGCCACGGGCGCGCGCACCACCGTCACGCCCCGCGCGGCCAATTGCGCCAGCTGCGCCGCATCGGGCTCGAATGCGCCATTCAGGAAAAAAGTGACCGTGCCCCAGTCGGGCAGCATCAGGGCATGGTGCATGGACAGGGGGCCGGTGGCCAGCACGCCGATGGCGCCCTGCTCCAGTTCATAGCCGTGGCAATACGGGCAGTGAAAGACGCTGCCGCCCCAGCGTTCGGCCAGGCCAATCACGGGCGGCAGTTCATCGATCACGCCGGTGGCCAGCACCAGACGGCGGCCGTGAACGACACTGCCGTCCGCCAGGGTCACGCCGAAGCCATCGCCATCGCTGCTGGCGGCTGCCTGCGTGGCCGTGCCGTCCAGCCAGGTGACGGTGGCATACGCCAGCAGCTGCGTCTTGCCCTCGGCCGCGATAGCGGCCGTCCCGCTGCCGTCCTGGGTCAGGAAACCGTGCGAATGGCTGGCGTAGCGGTTGCGGCGCTGGCCGCCGTCGATCACCAGCACGCGGCGGCGGGCGCGCGCCAGTTGCGTGGCGGCGGACAGGCCGGCGTAGCTGCCGCCGACGATGATGGCGTCGAACGGGGCGGCAGGCGTGGCGCTGCCCGCGCCTTGGAGTTCAGGAATGTGCATGCGGTGCTCCTCTGTGGTGGGCGTATTGTTGGCTGAAACGGTCGGCAAGGTCGGCCAGGGTGACGGCGCCAAAACGCTGGATCAGCAGCGCCTCGGCTTCGTCGAAGGCGCCGGCCAGCGACTGGTTGACCACTTGCTCGACCAGGCAGCCCGGCTGGTCGACGCGGTTGCCCATGGCGAAGATGGTGGGCGAACCCACGGCCACGTAGATGTCTTGCAGGGTCACGCGGTGCAGGTCGCAAACGATGCGCCAGCCACCGCCATGGCCCTTGCCCGACGCCACGTAGCCGCGCTCGCGCAAGCCTGCCATCACGCGCCGCACCAGCACGGGGTTGGTGTCCAGGTAGCCGGAGAGTTCCTCGGACGTCATCGGGCGTCCCGCATGGGCCATGTGCAGCAGCACGTGGAGGATCGATGATAGTTTGCTGTCGCGTCTCATGTAACTAATGATAGTACATAATCTGCGCAGATGCAATTGAGTTGCGATTTTTTGCGGCATAAAAAAAGGGCCAGACCTTGCGGCCTGGCCCCAGCTTATGCGATCAATTCACGCTTACACCGGCTTGCGCCGCCGTCCCTGCCACCATACCAGCAAGGCCAGCAGCACCAGCACGCCGACGATGATGGCCGCGCGGGCTAGGCCGATCAGGTTTGACGGCGCGCCGCCATTGCGCAAGGTCGTCACCTGTTCCGCCGTCACCTTGATGGCGGGATTGCCGTACATCTTCTGCACGTAATTGCCGAGGGTGACGATCTGCTCGTCCGACAGGGTCTGGCGGAAGGCAGGCATCGAATGACCCGCATGGGCACCCCTGCCATCCTGCCGCTCCACGCCATCGAGTATCGCCATCACCAGGTTGTTGCTGTTGCTGCGGCCCGTCACCGAGTTATGGAACAGCGGCGGCAAGCTGCCGTCGAAACTGCCCTCGCCCCTGGCCTGGTGGCAGCTGGCGCACTGCGCATCGTACAGCTGCGCGCCCGACATCTGGTTCAGGTTTTGCGGCAGCGGCACGCCACGGATGGCGTTCAGCTCGTCGCCCGCCTGGCCCCATTGCGTCACCGGTTTCACGTCCGCCTTGTCGCGGATGGCGGGTACGCTCTTGATGTAATGCGCGATGGCGTTCAAGTCCGCGTCGCTCAGATGCTTCAGGCTATGGTCGATGGCTTCGGCCATCGGTCCGGCCGCCTGCGCCTTGTTGGCCGCGCGGCCCGTGCGCAGGTAGCCGGCCAGTTCCTGCTGGCTCCAGCTGCCGACACCGCTGTTGACGTCCGACGTGATGTTCGGCGCATGCCAGGTGCCCAGGTCAGCGCCGCCCAGTTCCTTCGACAGCTGTTCCGCCATCAGCGCATTGCGCGGCGTGTGGCAAGTGCTGCAGTGGGCCAGCCCCTGCGCCAGGTAGGCGCCGCGGTTCCACTCCATGCTTTTCGATGTATCTGCCACAAACGGTTTCTTGTCGAGGAAGAGCAGATTCCAGCCCGCCATCGACAGGCGGATGTTGAACGGGAACGGCAAGTCCGTCTTTTGCGCCGGCGCCGTGTCCACCGCCGCCACGCCATGCATGAAGTAGGCGTACAGGGCGGCCGTGTCGTCATCCGTCACCCTGGCGTAGGCCGTGTAGGGCATGGCCGGGTACAGGAGCGCGCCATCGGCCCGCACGCCATGGCGCACGGCGGCGGAAAACTGCGCCAGCGTGTAGTTGCCGATGCCATGCGTTGTCGACGGTGTGATATTGGTGGCAACGATGGCGCCCAGCGGCGTCGCCAGCGCCAGGCCGCCCGCCATCGGCTTGCCGCCAGGTACGCTGTGGCAGGCGATGCAGTCGCCGGCCGTGGCCAGGTAGCGGCCACGTTCGATCGCCTGCACGTCCGCGCCAGGGGCTTGCGCCGCCAGCACCGGCATGGCCGCGAGGGACAGCAAGGCGGCACCGGCCGCCAGTCGGAAGGCCGCCATCATGCTGTGCCTCCCTGTTGTTCGTCGAGGATATGCTTGACGGTGCGCAGTGCCACGGCCAGGCCGTTTTCCGTCGAATTGCAGGTGCCGGACGTGGGCAGCACGCCGGTGCTGCACAGGAACAGGTTGGCGTGATCGAAGGTGCGGCCCCACTGGTCGCACACGGCCTTGGCAGGGTCGGAACCCATCGACAGGGTACCGCAGATGTGCTGGTTGTTGGCAAACACGCCTTCCTTACTGTGGCGCAGATTGGTGCCGCCCATCAGCTTGGCGATCTGCTCGAAATCCTGCTTAGAGCGCTCGTGGCCCCGCTTGGTGTACTCGTCGATCGCATAGTGCGCCTGCGGCTTGGGAATGCCCATGGCATCCTTTTCGCTGCTGAGGGCGATGCGGTTTTCCGGGTTCGGCAGCACTTCCAGCACGTTTTTCAAACTCATTTCGCGCGCCGAGCGGAAACGCAGCTGCTGTTCGAATGCTTCGCCAAACACGCCCTTGCCGATCAGTTCCTTGGTGGCCCCGTCGACGCGCGAGATGTTCGTGAAATCCAGGCGGTACGGCGAATGCTGGCTGCGGAAATCGCCATCGCGCATGGTGTTGATGGAGTTGGGGCTTTGCGGGCCCCGGCCCAGCCACAGGTCTTCATCGGCGTCGAAGGTGATCGAGGTGCTCGGGTGGTCCATCAGGTTGCGGCCCACCATATCGCTGCTGTTGGCCAGGCCGTTCGGGTACTTGTCCGAGGCGGAAACGAGCAGTAAACGGGGGCTTTCGATGCCGTTGGCCGCCAGGATGAAGGTCTTGGCCGTGACGCGGTGGCTTTTCTTGTCGACGTCGTAGTACAGGGCGGCCGTGATGCGGCCCTGCGCGTCGTGCTCCAGCTTGTACACGTTGGCGTTGCAGACGATCTTCACGCCCGCGTCTTCAGCCTGCTGCGCGGCGATGCCGCCGTGGTATTGCGCGTCGATGGGGCAGATCGGCTGGCAGCTGTTGTTGCCGCAGCAGGCCGGGCGGCCATCGTAGCTGACGCTGTTGCGCGCCACCGTGTTGCCGACCACCTTGAACGACGGGTCGAGGCGTTCGCGGATGCGGCGCATGGCATACGGCTCCGTCACGGGATCCATCGGGAAGGCCTGCTTGCGCGGCGAACCCGTATTGTCCGCACCCGAGACGCCCATGATCTCTTCCGCTTCCTGGTAGAACGGCTCCAGGTCTGCGTAGCTGATGGGCCAGTCGACGCCCACGCCGTACAGGGTATGGATGCGGAAGTCGTTCGGCACATTGCGCCACGCCTGCGCGGCCCAGTGCCACGAGGTGCCGCCGAACTGGCGGATGTATTCGGCCGGGTACGGATACGGGCCGGCCTGCACCAGGTAGCCGTTATCCTTCGGCTGGTAGATCGGGTGCGGCGCCGTGGCCACCGATGGATACGGCGACATCCAGTCGCTGCGGCGCGTCGTATTGCGGAAGCGGGCGACGATTTCGCCGCGCGACACGCGCGGCCCCGCTTCCAGGATCAGCACCGAGGCGCCGGCCAGCGCCAGCTTGCGCGCGGCCAGCGAGCCGATGATGCCGGAGCCGATCACGAGGTAATCGGCGGAGAGTTCTTCAGCCATGATGGCTCCTTAAATTGGTTTTCTGGCCCAGCTGCCATAGGCGCCGTAGGAATACGTGGGAGGCTTGAGCACGTCGGCCACGACGGCCGCATTCAATGCCTGCTCGTAGGCGACGCAGACGGCCGCCTCGCCCGTGCCGACGATACCCAGGTACCAGGCGCTGGCGATCTGGCGCGGCAAGGCCGCCAGCGGCGACTGGGCCGGGTCGAGCCCGTCGAGCGCTTCCTGCAGGCCGGCCGCCTGCAAACCCTGCGCATTGATCAGGGCCAGCAGCGCGCGCACATTCACGGGGAAAGCCGCGTCCTGCGCCACCAGCGCGTCATACAGGCGCCTGGCCAGCACGGGGTCGAGCACCTGGCGCCCCACCAGCATGGCCGACACGCCCAGGAAGGCGCCCTGCTCCGCACTGGCGACCGGTTCGGCCAGCGCCCAGGGGATCAGCGCCGCGGCCGAAGCCGACAGCAAACCGGCCAGCACCATGCGGCGGCCGGGATTCAGGGGGCCGCGGCCCTCCTTATTGTGTGTAGCGTCCAATTGAAGCTCCCGTGAGTTCAGCAACCGTTCAGAAAGAATGCTTGAGACCGACCATCACCACCGTCTGGCCGCCGTTTGACGATGGCGTGCCGTTTTGCGAATCACCGACCGAGGCGACGGCGTTGACGATGCCGCCGTCCTGGCCCAGGGTCTGGCCGCGCGCCAGCTGGCGCGCTTCGATCAGGTAGATCGCCGTGCGCTTGGACAGCGCGTAATTCTGTTCGAACGACAGCTGGCGGTAGCGCGCGCGGTCCGACACGCCGTTGGCGTGGCTGGCGAAGGTGTCGCTGTAGCCGGCGGACAGGAACCACTGCGGCGTCAGCTGGTAGCTGGAGATCAGGCCGGCCGTGTTGAAGATGGCCGTGTCGCGGAAGGCCGAGCGGCTGCCCGCCTGGTACTGCACGTTGCTGGCATTCGCGCCCACCATCCACTTGCCCTTGGTGTAGCGCGCGCTGGCGGCGATGAACGCTATGCTTTCCGCCGAGGCGTAGCCCTGGTTGATGGCGGAGATGCCGAAGCTGCCCGATGCGTTGTCGCTCCAGCCGGCGCCATTCTGTCCATTTTTCAGTTTCAGGTAGCCGAGCGCGAATTCGGCTGGCGACGCGCTGTACTTGACGGCGGCGCTGAAGCTGCTGCCCGCGGCATTGCCGTCGGCCGCCTCGCCAAAGCCGTATTGCGCGCTCGCCTGCAGGCCGCGCCATGCGGGCATGCTGTAGGTGACGGAATTGCTGATGCGCACGGTCGTATCGAGGCCGTCGATATCGCCCGGGTGGGCGCCGGTCGCGCCCGTCAAGACATTGCTCGACGCCAGGGAACCCACCAGCAGGTAGTACGGCGTGTACTGGCGTCCGGCCGTCACGGTGCCGTAGGCTGCCGATTGCAAGCCCACGTAAGCCTGGCGATTGAACAGGGAGCTGGCCGAACTTTGCGCGCCCGTGTCGCTTTCAAAGCCGTTTTCCAGCAGGAACAGCGCCTTCAGGTCGCCGCCCAGGTCTTCCACGCCCTGGAAACCGATTTTGCTGGCAGACAAGCTGCCGCTGCGCATGTAGGTATTCGAATTGCCGCCCTGGTTGCTCGCGTACGCGGTGGCCGCGTCGACCACGCCATAAATAGTGACGTTGCTTTGGGCGCAAACGTTTGCGCCGATGAGCGTGGAGACGGCCAGCGCCGCAGCGCGCATGCATGTAGTGTTCATTTTTTTCCTGACTTTCCTGTTTTATCTGGCGAAATACGGGCGTGGCGCCCGTTACCGCCCCATCCATCGATACGGGCGTCCGCTGTTCTTCTTGATTTGGATCAAGTGCGGCAAATTATACGCTTATTTACTCACATGTAAGTGATTGACTGTAAGGCATAGTCTTATAGCAAAACTTTCTTGTGTCTTATAGCAAAATCGGCAGGAGCACGGCCGCATGCCCCGCAACGTGCGGAAATGCGGGGAACAGATATGGGGAAAGCAGCGGCGGCGCGTGTCGGAAAACACGCGCCCGGTGGATAGTCAGGCGGGCAGAAAAACGGGGAAACCGGGAAGGTCAGCGCAGGATGGCGGGCGCCACCGGCAGGGTTTCGAGGGCAATGAAGGCTTCCAGGGTGCGGCGCATGTCTTCGAACACTTGCTTGCCATAGGCCGCTTCCAGGTGGGCATATTGCAGGTCGATGAGTTTACCCATCTGCATCAGCAAACTGGCGCCCGCTTCCGACAGGTGCACCTTGCGGCGGCGCTGGTCGCCTTCGAACTTGCTGCGCCCGATCAGGCCGATTTCTTCCATCCGCGCCAGGATGCCGCTCATGCTGGGGCTGGAAATCTGGCAGATCTCGCACAGCTCGCGCGGTTCCAGGGTCGGGCTTTCATTCAGCGCGCGCATGATGCGCCACTGCTGCTCCGTCACGCCGAAGTGATTGAGGATGGGGCGGAAATGCTGCAGCAGGCTGTCGCGGGCCTTCAGCAGCAGTTGCGGCATGTTCGGATAACGGATCGGTAGCTGCAAGTGGAACTCCTGGGTGGCCGGCACAATGAGCGTCATTATACGACTCGCCCGGGGACAATAGCGGCAAAATTCCCCCTCCATGCCGCTCCGGATGGCGCACGCCGTTCGCCGCTGGCATGCGGCGCGCCATCCCCTGCCATCGCGTCAGCCCCTGGCTTTTCTCTGCTCCGGGATGAAGTGTTCGCGCACGGCCTTGGCCAGCAAGTCCGGCGGCAGCAAGCCCTGCCCCAGCAGGAAATTATTGAATGCCAGGCGGTCGAATCTGTCCCCCAGCGCCAGCTCCGTTTCCGCGCGCAGCTGCAGGATGCGCGTGTAGCCATAGAAATAGCTGCCCGCCTGGCCCGGCGCATTGAAGGTGTAGCGGTCCAGCTCCTGGCGCGCCATCGGTTTCGACAGCATCACTTCTTCCGTCAGGATACGGCCCGCTTCTTCGCGCGTGACTTGTCCCAGGTTCAGCATCGGGTCGAGCATGGCGCGCGCCGCGCGCAACATGCGGAACTGCAGCGCGATGAACTGGCCTTCGGCCGGTTCGTAGGGAATCATCTCAGCCTCCGCGTACAGCGCCCAGCCTTCCACGTTGACGCTGTTGAACGCGTACAGGCTGCGCGCCTGCGACACGCCCCGCTCCACCATGGCGCTGAACTGCAGCTCGTGGCCAGGGCGGCCTTCGTGCGCGCTCAGGGTCCAGGCGGCGCCGGCGAAATTGAAATCGTCATAGGCTTCGCCCTTGCCGCTGGCAGCCGGATTGCTGACGGGGAGGACGAACTGGCCGTGCTCGCCCATATTGCCGATCAGCGGAGGCGGACGCATATGCGGCGCCGGCTGGGCCGCCGATTCGGCCGCGGATGCCAGGCGCATGGTCATGGCGCGCGCAGGAATATCGACCACGCGCTGCCGGGCGATGCGCTGCTCCAGCTGCGTATTGACGCCCTTGTAGTGCGCCTCGAGCTGCTCATTGGGTATGGAATCGGCCTTCAGCGCGCGCAGCACCTGGCGGTAATCACTGCCGTCGACGCCCTTCAAGGCCAGCTTGGCCGCCACCACGGGCGCCAGCGCCTGCATGGCGGCGCGCGTTTCCAGGTAAGCCACCTGCGCCCGTTCGACCAGCGCGCGCGGTTCGATATCGATGCCCACCTGCTTCAGGCGGAATGCGTACAGCTCGGGCGCCATGCGGAAATCCGTGCGCGACAGGGGCAGCACCACTTGCTTTTCCCACGCCGCGTACTCGTTCAACTGCAGTTCCATGGCCGCCAGCGCTGGCCCGGCGCCAGTGATTTTCATGTCGGCGAACAGCTTGCGGATGCCGGCGATATACGTCGGCACGTTTTCCAGCGACTGCTCCACCTGCAGCCGCACGGGTCCCGCCAGGCCAGGCTGGCCGATTTGCTCCGTGAAGCGCGCCTTGGCCTGCTGCGTGATCGGCGTGCTGCCCGGGAACTGGCCCACATAGCGCTGCAGGCGTTCGAGCGCCTTGGCGCGGCGCGCGGTCGGGCGCTGTTCCTGCAGCAGGCTTTGCATGCTGCCAAAGACCATTTGCGGCACATCGACCCACGGCAATGTGTACTTGGCTTCCAGCTGGGTGTCCGTGATTTCCTGGTCAACAGCGCCGATCAAGATTTCCAGATCCTGGCGGATGCGCTCGTCGCGTTCCAGTTCCAGCTTTTGCTGCAATTGCGCGCGCGCCTTCTGCATGGCCGCCACATGGCGCTCGGTGATGTTCGGTCCCAGGTCGGCGGCCAGGCCGTCGTACTGCGCCAGGCCCGTGTCGGAGGCGTCTTCGGGCGAGAACTGCGCCTGGGCCGCCAGCACGATGGCCGCGTTGCGGTTGCTCGCTTCCACCCAGGCCGATGAAGCGCTGGCAGTTGCAGGGGCGGCGGCCATGGCGGGCATGGCAAACGAGATGGAAAGTGCGGCTACCAGCACGGTCTTGGACAATTGCGGAGTGACGGACATCGGGGGATTCCTTCCTGAGGTGAGCGATGAGCGAAGCGGCGAGTATCGGCCAGCCTCGCATGCCTGTCAATTCAGGCCGTTCAGCGCGGGCAGGTTCCACGGCGTGACGATCTGGATCGCGGACAATGGCGGCGCCTGCGCCAATGCCGGCAGCGCGCCTTGCGCCCGCAGGATTTCCTGGCAGGCGCGGCGCATGTCCTGGCCCAGGTCATGGTGCAGCACGGCCTGGATGGCGCCCGACTTGAGCAGCGCTACGTTGTCCGCGTCCAGGTCATGACCGATGAAGACCTGGCAAGGCCGGTCCGCCTGCGCGAATGCCTGCACGATGGCGGCATTGCCGCCGCCGATGGAATACACGGCGGCGATATCCGGATGATCTGCCAGGGCTTGCCGCACCAGCGCGCCCGTGGCGCCATCGATGCCATGGCCTTCGCTCACTTCGACGATGCTCAAATGGCGGTGCCGTTCGCGCAGCGCGCGGCGAAAGCCGATCTCGCGCTCTTCCTCGCCATGAAAGCGGTTGCTGCTCAGGGTCACCAGCACTTGCTGCTGCCGCTTGCCCGCGCCCAGCCACTGGCCGATCAGGCAGGCGGCCGTTTCGCCCGCCGCGCGGTTATCCATGCCCACATAGCTGCGGCGCGCGGAAGCTGGCAAGTCCGTCACCAGGGTTACCACGGGAATGCCGGCCGCCGCCAGCCGGCTCACCGCCTCGGCCACCGGCGGCAAGTCCGGCGCTTTCAGCAGTACGCCGTGGCTGCCGTTCTTGCGGATGCGTTCCAGCAGTTCGACGATGCTATCCACGTCCAGCGTTTCATGCAGGTGAAAGCGGGAGCGCAGCACGGCCGGATGCAAGGATGGCAGTTCCGTTTCCAGCGCCACGCGCACGGCGTGCGTAAAGCGCTGCGGCGCCACCATCAGCACGTCGAGCATGAATTTTCTGCCGGCCAGCCCCACCTGCGTGCTTTGCCGCGCCAGCTCATCGAGCGCCTGCATCACGCGGCGCACGGTATTGGCGTGCACGCCGCCGCGCTGCTTGATCACGCGGTCGACCGTAGCCACGCTGACGCCGGCCTGCAACGCCACGACCTTGACGGGAAACGGATGCGTCATGCCATGTCCGATCTAATTGATGGTTTTTTGATGGATTTCTTGATGAAAAATGCGGATTTTCATCCCTATACTGATACTACAACATACAACATCAGGAGACACCGCATGCCCACCACAAACGCCGGCGCCGCGCCGCCCAGCCCCTTCTGGCTGTCGCAGCAAGACTGCCGGCTCGATGATTTCATCCGTACCGTCAGCCAACGCACGGCGCTGGCCGACTATCCCCACGCCGCGTCGGTCGACGCAAATATCCTCGTCTACGACTGCAACGCCGTGCGTGCGCTGGCCGCCAATGCGGCGTCGCTGCGCGCGCTGCAGGCAGAATGGGGCAAGGCGCTGATGGATGGTCCCGGCGTCATCGTGCTCCAGCGCGCCGTCGACGACACGGCGACTCTGGAACAGGTCAGCGGCGTGTTTCGCGCGCTGATCGCCGAACAGCATGCCAGCGGCCAGGCGGGCGGCGACCACTTCGCCAAACCGGGCGCGAATGACCGCATCTGGAACGCCCAGCAAAAACTGTGTCTGCGCGCGCCCGAGGCGTTCGCGCGCTACTACGCCAATCCCGTCTTCGCCTGGATATCCGAGGCCTGGTTGGGGCCTGCCTACCAGGTGACGGCGCAAGTGAACGTCGTCAATCCCGGCGGAGCGGCCCAGGCGCCGCACCGCGACTACCACCTGGGCTTCCAGAGCGCGGCCAGCTGCGCCGCCTATCCCGCGCCCGTGCACCAGATGTCGGCCCTCTTGACCTTGCAGGGCGCCGTTGCCCACTGCGACATGCCGCTCGAATCGGGGCCCACCCTGTACCTGCCCTATTCGCAGCGCTACCCGGCCGGCTTTCTCGCCTGGCAGCAGCAGCCTTTCCGCGACTATTTTGCGCAGCATTGCGTGCAGCTGCCGCTATCCCAAGGCGACGCCGTCTTCTTCAACCCGGCCCTGTTCCATGCGGCAGGCCACAACCGCTCGTCCGATATCCGGCGCATGGCCAACCTGCTGCAGGTATCGTCGCCATTCGGGCGCGCCATGGAAGCGCTGGACCGCCGCGCCATGAGCGCAGCGCTATATCCGGCGCTGCAGGCGCTGCGCGCGCAGGGCGACTTGGATGAGCTTGGCGCCAGCCACGCGATCGCCGCCTGCGCCGAGGGCTATGCCTTCCCTAGCAACCTGGACCGCGACCAGCCCATCGGCGGCATGACGCCGCCCACGCAGCAGCAGCTCATGCACGAAGCGCTGGAACAACACTGGCCCGCTGCCCGCTTCCTCGATGCCCTGGACAGCCATGCCTGGCGCCAGCAAGCCTGATCCCATCCCCCGTCACTTCCGGAGCAAGCTCATATGCAAGACCTCAACATCGGCCTGATCGGCGCCGGCTACATGGGCAAGGCCCACACCATCGCCTATAAAGCCGTGCGCAGCATTTTTCACACATCACTGAACCCCGTGTGCGCCTGCATCAGCACCAGCAGCGAAGCAGGCGCTGCCCGCAGCGCGCAGGAACTGGGCTGGCAGCGTTCCACGGGCGACTGGCGCACGCTGGTGGCCGATCCCGCCATCGGCGCCATCGTCGTCGCCACGCCGCCGGCCACGCACAAGGAGATCGTGCTGGCGGCGCTGGCCCTGGGCAAAT
This genomic interval carries:
- a CDS encoding NAD(P)/FAD-dependent oxidoreductase: MHIPELQGAGSATPAAPFDAIIVGGSYAGLSAATQLARARRRVLVIDGGQRRNRYASHSHGFLTQDGSGTAAIAAEGKTQLLAYATVTWLDGTATQAAASSDGDGFGVTLADGSVVHGRRLVLATGVIDELPPVIGLAERWGGSVFHCPYCHGYELEQGAIGVLATGPLSMHHALMLPDWGTVTFFLNGAFEPDAAQLAQLAARGVTVVRAPVARIDGVADVVMADGSRHVMAGLFVATRTRLASSLAGELGCLLEDGAMGPFVRTDEQKASSVPGVFCCGDAGRMAGSVAFAVADGAMAGVATHRSLMFGLDQAAKPPSIFSPAPVTNAASALAR
- a CDS encoding RrF2 family transcriptional regulator, coding for MRRDSKLSSILHVLLHMAHAGRPMTSEELSGYLDTNPVLVRRVMAGLRERGYVASGKGHGGGWRIVCDLHRVTLQDIYVAVGSPTIFAMGNRVDQPGCLVEQVVNQSLAGAFDEAEALLIQRFGAVTLADLADRFSQQYAHHRGAPHAHS
- a CDS encoding cytochrome c — its product is MMAAFRLAAGAALLSLAAMPVLAAQAPGADVQAIERGRYLATAGDCIACHSVPGGKPMAGGLALATPLGAIVATNITPSTTHGIGNYTLAQFSAAVRHGVRADGALLYPAMPYTAYARVTDDDTAALYAYFMHGVAAVDTAPAQKTDLPFPFNIRLSMAGWNLLFLDKKPFVADTSKSMEWNRGAYLAQGLAHCSTCHTPRNALMAEQLSKELGGADLGTWHAPNITSDVNSGVGSWSQQELAGYLRTGRAANKAQAAGPMAEAIDHSLKHLSDADLNAIAHYIKSVPAIRDKADVKPVTQWGQAGDELNAIRGVPLPQNLNQMSGAQLYDAQCASCHQARGEGSFDGSLPPLFHNSVTGRSNSNNLVMAILDGVERQDGRGAHAGHSMPAFRQTLSDEQIVTLGNYVQKMYGNPAIKVTAEQVTTLRNGGAPSNLIGLARAAIIVGVLVLLALLVWWQGRRRKPV
- a CDS encoding GMC family oxidoreductase; amino-acid sequence: MAEELSADYLVIGSGIIGSLAARKLALAGASVLILEAGPRVSRGEIVARFRNTTRRSDWMSPYPSVATAPHPIYQPKDNGYLVQAGPYPYPAEYIRQFGGTSWHWAAQAWRNVPNDFRIHTLYGVGVDWPISYADLEPFYQEAEEIMGVSGADNTGSPRKQAFPMDPVTEPYAMRRIRERLDPSFKVVGNTVARNSVSYDGRPACCGNNSCQPICPIDAQYHGGIAAQQAEDAGVKIVCNANVYKLEHDAQGRITAALYYDVDKKSHRVTAKTFILAANGIESPRLLLVSASDKYPNGLANSSDMVGRNLMDHPSTSITFDADEDLWLGRGPQSPNSINTMRDGDFRSQHSPYRLDFTNISRVDGATKELIGKGVFGEAFEQQLRFRSAREMSLKNVLEVLPNPENRIALSSEKDAMGIPKPQAHYAIDEYTKRGHERSKQDFEQIAKLMGGTNLRHSKEGVFANNQHICGTLSMGSDPAKAVCDQWGRTFDHANLFLCSTGVLPTSGTCNSTENGLAVALRTVKHILDEQQGGTA
- a CDS encoding sorbitol dehydrogenase family protein, yielding MDATHNKEGRGPLNPGRRMVLAGLLSASAAALIPWALAEPVASAEQGAFLGVSAMLVGRQVLDPVLARRLYDALVAQDAAFPVNVRALLALINAQGLQAAGLQEALDGLDPAQSPLAALPRQIASAWYLGIVGTGEAAVCVAYEQALNAAVVADVLKPPTYSYGAYGSWARKPI
- a CDS encoding porin, encoding MNTTCMRAAALAVSTLIGANVCAQSNVTIYGVVDAATAYASNQGGNSNTYMRSGSLSASKIGFQGVEDLGGDLKALFLLENGFESDTGAQSSASSLFNRQAYVGLQSAAYGTVTAGRQYTPYYLLVGSLASSNVLTGATGAHPGDIDGLDTTVRISNSVTYSMPAWRGLQASAQYGFGEAADGNAAGSSFSAAVKYSASPAEFALGYLKLKNGQNGAGWSDNASGSFGISAINQGYASAESIAFIAASARYTKGKWMVGANASNVQYQAGSRSAFRDTAIFNTAGLISSYQLTPQWFLSAGYSDTFASHANGVSDRARYRQLSFEQNYALSKRTAIYLIEARQLARGQTLGQDGGIVNAVASVGDSQNGTPSSNGGQTVVMVGLKHSF
- the hpaR gene encoding homoprotocatechuate degradation operon regulator HpaR, translated to MTLIVPATQEFHLQLPIRYPNMPQLLLKARDSLLQHFRPILNHFGVTEQQWRIMRALNESPTLEPRELCEICQISSPSMSGILARMEEIGLIGRSKFEGDQRRRKVHLSEAGASLLMQMGKLIDLQYAHLEAAYGKQVFEDMRRTLEAFIALETLPVAPAILR
- a CDS encoding DUF885 domain-containing protein, yielding MSVTPQLSKTVLVAALSISFAMPAMAAAPATASASSAWVEASNRNAAIVLAAQAQFSPEDASDTGLAQYDGLAADLGPNITERHVAAMQKARAQLQQKLELERDERIRQDLEILIGAVDQEITDTQLEAKYTLPWVDVPQMVFGSMQSLLQEQRPTARRAKALERLQRYVGQFPGSTPITQQAKARFTEQIGQPGLAGPVRLQVEQSLENVPTYIAGIRKLFADMKITGAGPALAAMELQLNEYAAWEKQVVLPLSRTDFRMAPELYAFRLKQVGIDIEPRALVERAQVAYLETRAAMQALAPVVAAKLALKGVDGSDYRQVLRALKADSIPNEQLEAHYKGVNTQLEQRIARQRVVDIPARAMTMRLASAAESAAQPAPHMRPPPLIGNMGEHGQFVLPVSNPAASGKGEAYDDFNFAGAAWTLSAHEGRPGHELQFSAMVERGVSQARSLYAFNSVNVEGWALYAEAEMIPYEPAEGQFIALQFRMLRAARAMLDPMLNLGQVTREEAGRILTEEVMLSKPMARQELDRYTFNAPGQAGSYFYGYTRILQLRAETELALGDRFDRLAFNNFLLGQGLLPPDLLAKAVREHFIPEQRKARG
- a CDS encoding LacI family DNA-binding transcriptional regulator, producing the protein MTHPFPVKVVALQAGVSVATVDRVIKQRGGVHANTVRRVMQALDELARQSTQVGLAGRKFMLDVLMVAPQRFTHAVRVALETELPSLHPAVLRSRFHLHETLDVDSIVELLERIRKNGSHGVLLKAPDLPPVAEAVSRLAAAGIPVVTLVTDLPASARRSYVGMDNRAAGETAACLIGQWLGAGKRQQQVLVTLSSNRFHGEEEREIGFRRALRERHRHLSIVEVSEGHGIDGATGALVRQALADHPDIAAVYSIGGGNAAIVQAFAQADRPCQVFIGHDLDADNVALLKSGAIQAVLHHDLGQDMRRACQEILRAQGALPALAQAPPLSAIQIVTPWNLPALNGLN
- a CDS encoding phytanoyl-CoA dioxygenase family protein gives rise to the protein MPTTNAGAAPPSPFWLSQQDCRLDDFIRTVSQRTALADYPHAASVDANILVYDCNAVRALAANAASLRALQAEWGKALMDGPGVIVLQRAVDDTATLEQVSGVFRALIAEQHASGQAGGDHFAKPGANDRIWNAQQKLCLRAPEAFARYYANPVFAWISEAWLGPAYQVTAQVNVVNPGGAAQAPHRDYHLGFQSAASCAAYPAPVHQMSALLTLQGAVAHCDMPLESGPTLYLPYSQRYPAGFLAWQQQPFRDYFAQHCVQLPLSQGDAVFFNPALFHAAGHNRSSDIRRMANLLQVSSPFGRAMEALDRRAMSAALYPALQALRAQGDLDELGASHAIAACAEGYAFPSNLDRDQPIGGMTPPTQQQLMHEALEQHWPAARFLDALDSHAWRQQA